The following coding sequences are from one Pseudonocardia sp. HH130630-07 window:
- a CDS encoding acyltransferase family protein — protein sequence MLAAGSLLCVTPLAAAFVVVGSPYYPYSWLVRILGGFSAGVLAMLAVRRLRHARVGAVASGTATAAAVGVPVVLVAGDAYGGGAHGAAVLLFPVLVGALALADRGPVHHLLTRPAVVHGGRISYALYLVHIPVFEVFWFLSDTGAVPAGGETGHLIALTVFVGTLPVAHLLHQLVERPARRWLRALPGRRAAAVPAVPAEPPAPVRVDTTEARRDPETCVLPAVAADGHRVTTEDARRDPDTSVLPVVVPGQGTGRTAVERLVAARAAGAPRSPGAGLFTPLADGPGGAQTADRVERLRALQLASRTTPDADVPTPRVQRTRSGSRTGVEYCGRRRRDTHGSAATPIVAASGAAARRRRRPAHGA from the coding sequence GTGCTCGCCGCCGGCTCGCTGCTGTGCGTCACGCCGCTCGCGGCGGCGTTCGTGGTCGTCGGGTCGCCGTACTACCCGTACAGCTGGCTGGTGCGGATCCTCGGCGGATTCTCCGCCGGGGTGCTCGCGATGCTCGCCGTCCGGCGGCTGCGTCACGCCCGGGTGGGCGCCGTGGCGTCCGGGACGGCCACCGCGGCCGCCGTCGGTGTGCCGGTGGTGCTCGTCGCGGGCGACGCGTACGGCGGCGGGGCACACGGGGCCGCGGTCCTGCTCTTCCCGGTGCTGGTCGGAGCGCTTGCGCTCGCCGACCGCGGGCCGGTGCACCACCTGCTCACCCGTCCGGCCGTCGTGCACGGCGGACGGATCTCCTATGCGCTCTACCTCGTCCACATCCCGGTGTTCGAGGTGTTCTGGTTCCTGAGCGACACCGGTGCCGTCCCCGCTGGCGGGGAGACCGGGCACCTGATCGCGCTCACCGTCTTCGTGGGGACTCTGCCCGTGGCTCACCTGCTCCACCAGCTCGTCGAACGTCCCGCCCGCCGCTGGCTGCGGGCACTGCCCGGCCGCCGGGCGGCGGCCGTCCCCGCCGTCCCCGCCGAGCCGCCGGCGCCGGTCCGGGTCGACACCACCGAGGCCCGCCGCGATCCGGAGACCTGCGTGCTGCCGGCCGTCGCCGCGGACGGGCACCGGGTCACCACCGAGGACGCCCGGCGCGATCCGGACACCTCGGTGCTGCCTGTGGTCGTCCCCGGCCAGGGGACGGGCCGGACGGCGGTCGAACGGCTCGTCGCCGCGCGTGCGGCCGGTGCCCCGCGGAGCCCCGGAGCCGGTCTGTTCACCCCGCTCGCCGACGGCCCCGGTGGCGCGCAGACCGCGGACCGGGTGGAGCGGCTGCGGGCGCTGCAGCTCGCGTCGCGGACCACTCCGGACGCCGACGTCCCCACGCCGCGGGTGCAGCGGACCCGGTCGGGTTCCCGGACCGGTGTCGAGTACTGCGGCCGGCGCCGCCGGGACACCCACGGCAGTGCCGCGACACCGATCGTCGCCGCCTCGGGCGCCGCGGCCCGGCGCCGCCGCAGGCCGGCGCACGGGGCCTGA
- a CDS encoding arabinosyltransferase domain-containing protein, with translation MQTADTEPGRRAGSGSVDRRSRPTDRLFAAALGLVSALLALAIPFLPVQQNTATVTWPTAQTGTAPLNAPLVAYRAESLRATIGCDAIRSLDDRSPGPATVVSTTPAGAPEGDGVGLRTVVNDGTLLVDNRGQRVATVPLPPPGEPCELTISSDGAATTVAVGRATVYEFAGDARPQVTGVYSDLDAATDPMAGSVVGFDTDNRYDTNASLLKLVAGALAVVALLGSLYFLRRVDDADARRVVHGRRLAVRLRGRDTVRDLVVVGVLVVWAVIGSMTPDDGYILDISRGNDTAGYIGNYHRWFDVPEAPFGWFYQLYSLWSGVSDAVLWLRLPPLAMGIASWFLISRALLPRLGTRVRRSRSAGWAAAGVFLCFWLPFNNGLRPETVVVIAALVSFVTLERALATRRLLPVAGALVAGAFAVAATPTGLIALAPLLAAARPLLKLLTERIRTSGWLTTLGPLAAAGLIVLTAVFGDQTWASIAEATRVRTEIGPSLSWYEELSRYELLFSDSRDGSVQRRFPVLLLWLCLIVSTIVLLRRGRIPGAALGFSRRLLTSTALSFAVLALTPTKWTHHFGAFAALGAGVAALAALATSTGVLRSRRNQALFLGAVLAVTALAFRGPNTWWYVSNWGVPWFDKPVSVNGIGATTLLLAAAFVSLVVASVEHLRSSSGVPRPVPAPGRRRSAQAQAVRLGSAPVAIICAFMVVFQVASLAKGMEKQAGSYSLGEDVVTDPTGSRCGLSGRIVVETDPAANVLPPAPPTGAPDDGPVLDGFVPDGLPPTGPGSLRDTSGDGDRQPGITGTGPLGGPVTGSWSPDPDAVGEYRSIRYALPEQARDGSAPLVLGIAGTVGGGTTLALEFTRDGRVVDTIEPGAGGAVTTTADSAGGASGGRAWRDLRLDLTGRDAATADAVRVVVTDQGLGANSWIAVAQPRVPRLTPLTEVVAGEPGYLDWATSFVHPCLTRFGVHRGIADVPAFRMLADPQQRTVADEWGRGSNGGPQGWLTHVGAQRYVPTYLPGSWDFDWGQIRLVDPYDPRAVPATAEHGSRTMWGWQQVGEAGAAPGNPSPLPG, from the coding sequence GTGCAGACCGCCGACACGGAGCCCGGTCGTCGGGCCGGATCCGGGTCCGTCGACCGCCGGTCCCGTCCCACCGATCGCCTGTTCGCCGCCGCGCTCGGGCTGGTGTCCGCGCTGCTCGCGCTCGCGATCCCGTTCCTGCCGGTCCAGCAGAACACCGCGACCGTCACCTGGCCGACGGCGCAGACCGGTACCGCGCCGCTGAACGCCCCACTGGTCGCCTACCGCGCCGAGAGCCTGCGGGCGACCATCGGCTGCGACGCGATCCGCAGCCTCGACGACCGCTCCCCCGGCCCGGCGACCGTGGTGTCCACGACCCCGGCCGGCGCACCGGAGGGCGACGGCGTCGGCCTGCGGACGGTCGTGAACGACGGGACCCTGCTCGTGGACAACCGGGGCCAGCGGGTGGCCACGGTCCCGCTCCCGCCGCCGGGCGAGCCGTGCGAGCTGACGATCTCCTCGGACGGCGCCGCCACCACCGTCGCCGTCGGTCGGGCGACGGTCTACGAGTTCGCCGGCGACGCCCGCCCGCAGGTCACCGGCGTCTACTCCGACCTCGACGCGGCCACCGACCCGATGGCCGGGTCGGTCGTCGGCTTCGACACCGACAACCGGTACGACACGAACGCGTCGCTGCTCAAGCTCGTCGCCGGGGCCCTGGCCGTCGTCGCACTGCTCGGGTCGCTGTACTTCCTGCGCCGGGTCGACGACGCCGACGCCCGCCGGGTCGTGCACGGCCGCCGGCTGGCCGTCCGGCTGCGCGGCCGCGACACGGTGCGCGACCTCGTCGTCGTCGGGGTGCTCGTGGTCTGGGCCGTGATCGGCTCGATGACCCCGGACGACGGCTACATCCTCGACATCTCCCGCGGCAACGACACCGCCGGCTACATCGGCAACTACCACCGCTGGTTCGACGTCCCCGAGGCCCCGTTCGGCTGGTTCTACCAGCTGTACTCGCTGTGGAGCGGCGTCTCCGACGCGGTGCTGTGGCTGCGCCTGCCGCCGCTGGCCATGGGGATCGCGTCCTGGTTCCTGATCAGCCGGGCGCTGCTCCCGCGCCTGGGTACCCGGGTCCGGCGCAGCCGCTCGGCCGGCTGGGCCGCCGCCGGGGTGTTCCTCTGCTTCTGGCTGCCGTTCAACAACGGCCTGCGCCCGGAGACGGTCGTCGTCATCGCCGCCCTGGTCTCGTTCGTGACCCTGGAGCGGGCGCTGGCCACCCGGCGGCTGCTCCCGGTGGCCGGGGCGCTGGTGGCCGGAGCGTTCGCCGTGGCGGCCACGCCCACCGGCCTGATCGCGCTCGCCCCGCTGCTCGCCGCGGCCCGCCCGCTGCTCAAGCTGCTGACCGAGCGGATCCGCACCTCCGGCTGGCTCACCACGCTCGGCCCGCTCGCCGCGGCCGGGCTGATCGTGCTGACGGCCGTCTTCGGCGACCAGACGTGGGCCTCGATCGCCGAGGCCACCCGGGTCCGGACCGAGATCGGGCCCAGCCTGTCCTGGTACGAGGAGCTGTCCCGCTACGAGCTGCTGTTCAGCGACTCCCGGGACGGCTCGGTGCAACGCCGCTTCCCGGTGCTGCTGCTGTGGCTGTGCCTGATCGTGTCGACGATCGTGCTGCTGCGCCGCGGGCGGATCCCGGGCGCCGCGCTCGGGTTCTCCCGGCGGCTGCTGACCAGCACCGCGCTGTCGTTCGCGGTGCTGGCGCTGACCCCGACCAAGTGGACCCACCACTTCGGCGCGTTCGCCGCGCTCGGCGCGGGGGTCGCGGCCCTCGCCGCGCTCGCGACGTCGACCGGCGTGCTGCGGTCACGACGCAACCAGGCGTTGTTCCTCGGTGCCGTGCTGGCCGTGACGGCGCTGGCCTTCCGCGGGCCGAACACCTGGTGGTACGTGTCGAACTGGGGTGTCCCGTGGTTCGACAAGCCGGTCTCGGTCAACGGGATCGGGGCGACCACCCTGCTGCTCGCGGCCGCGTTCGTGTCGCTCGTCGTCGCGTCGGTGGAGCACCTGCGGTCGTCGTCGGGCGTCCCGCGCCCGGTCCCGGCCCCCGGGCGCCGGCGCAGCGCCCAGGCCCAGGCGGTCCGGCTCGGGTCCGCGCCGGTCGCGATCATCTGCGCGTTCATGGTGGTGTTCCAGGTCGCCTCGCTGGCGAAGGGCATGGAGAAGCAGGCCGGGTCGTACTCGCTCGGCGAGGACGTCGTCACCGACCCCACCGGGTCCCGGTGCGGCCTGTCCGGGCGGATCGTGGTCGAGACCGACCCGGCGGCGAACGTGCTGCCGCCCGCTCCGCCGACCGGTGCCCCGGACGACGGCCCGGTGCTCGACGGGTTCGTCCCCGACGGCCTGCCGCCCACCGGCCCCGGCTCGCTGCGCGACACCAGCGGCGACGGCGACCGGCAGCCCGGGATCACCGGTACCGGCCCGCTCGGCGGACCGGTGACCGGCAGCTGGTCGCCGGACCCGGACGCCGTCGGGGAGTACCGGTCGATCCGGTACGCACTGCCCGAGCAGGCCCGCGACGGGTCGGCGCCGCTGGTGCTCGGGATCGCCGGCACCGTCGGCGGCGGGACGACGCTGGCCCTGGAGTTCACCCGGGACGGACGGGTCGTCGACACGATCGAGCCGGGTGCCGGCGGTGCCGTGACCACGACGGCCGACAGCGCGGGCGGCGCGTCCGGCGGGCGTGCCTGGCGCGACCTGCGCCTCGACCTGACCGGGCGGGACGCCGCGACCGCCGACGCCGTCCGGGTCGTCGTCACCGACCAGGGCCTCGGCGCGAACTCCTGGATCGCGGTGGCACAGCCCCGGGTGCCGCGGCTGACCCCGCTGACCGAGGTCGTCGCCGGTGAGCCCGGCTACCTGGACTGGGCCACGTCGTTCGTGCACCCCTGCCTCACCCGCTTCGGGGTGCACCGCGGCATCGCCGACGTCCCGGCGTTCCGGATGCTCGCCGATCCCCAGCAGCGCACGGTGGCCGACGAGTGGGGCCGCGGCTCCAACGGCGGCCCGCAGGGCTGGCTCACCCACGTCGGCGCCCAGCGCTACGTGCCGACCTACCTGCCCGGCTCCTGGGACTTCGACTGGGGGCAGATCCGGCTCGTCGACCCGTACGACCCGCGGGCGGTGCCCGCGACCGCCGAGCACGGCAGCCGGACGATGTGGGGCTGGCAGCAGGTCGGCGAGGCCGGAGCAGCGCCCGGGAACCCGTCGCCGCTGCCCGGCTGA
- a CDS encoding glycosyltransferase → MLDTARPTRESEPAAASGADRRPERLVVQRGPFTGPTALVPEDLYAEVQRGAARRERDRIELAPATLVSTNTYWGRLHATYWQRWTAVPEVRVTARASGRGRIWLMASDTNKVARAVTVVEIDTDTDGGRDVELTGAIDRFLDGGGMWLEIGTDTGELAVSGVEWAVHVPPPARPTSMTICTYNRVDDCLNTLQALLDDPVALDRLALVRVVDQGSDPLESRDRFGTLAEVFGARLVYQRQPNLGGAGGFTRGLYEATAGDPADDHDVLLMDDDVQLDPEIVVRLTGFAACTTRPTIVGGQMLNLLHPGHVHITAEYAVPEKLRVGKPIPGALEEGYLLGRDERLLPIVQERRVDTEYNGWWSCLIPAPVVRAGGYPLPLFFQWDDVEFGYRAREHGFGTVSLPGAGVWHADFGWKDWDEWHRYFNQRNGLITAALRTGFDRRTVASTVVELLAQYLVGMQYGLAATLLTAVEDFLEGPSVLDDGSAAAAARIRRIRAAYPETAAVPITDVDLDPRESVVHLAGGKPSKMVRTWIKRALLQTSGRLPFRSGMVPAGEAHWWHVALFERAIVTDMAETGVRIRTRDTERLRELSTRGVQTVRRLYTEGPAVAREWKTAEPRLTARETWSRLYADS, encoded by the coding sequence ATGCTGGACACGGCCCGTCCCACCCGTGAGAGCGAGCCCGCAGCCGCGTCCGGCGCCGACCGGCGCCCGGAGCGGCTGGTGGTGCAGCGCGGGCCGTTCACCGGGCCGACCGCGCTGGTCCCGGAGGATCTCTACGCCGAGGTGCAGCGGGGCGCCGCCCGCCGGGAGCGGGACCGGATCGAGCTGGCGCCCGCCACCCTGGTCAGCACCAACACCTACTGGGGCCGGCTGCACGCCACCTACTGGCAGCGGTGGACCGCGGTGCCCGAGGTCCGGGTGACCGCGCGGGCGAGCGGGCGCGGCCGCATCTGGCTGATGGCGTCGGACACGAACAAGGTCGCCCGCGCGGTGACGGTCGTCGAGATCGACACCGACACCGACGGGGGGCGCGACGTCGAGCTCACCGGTGCGATCGACCGGTTCCTCGACGGCGGCGGCATGTGGCTGGAGATCGGCACCGACACCGGTGAGCTGGCCGTGTCCGGTGTGGAGTGGGCGGTGCACGTCCCGCCGCCCGCGCGGCCGACGTCGATGACGATCTGCACCTACAACCGCGTCGACGACTGCCTGAACACGCTGCAGGCGCTGCTCGACGACCCGGTCGCCCTCGACCGGCTCGCCCTGGTCCGGGTGGTCGACCAGGGCAGCGACCCGCTCGAGTCACGGGACCGGTTCGGCACGCTCGCCGAGGTGTTCGGTGCCCGGCTGGTCTACCAGCGCCAGCCCAACCTCGGCGGCGCCGGTGGTTTCACCCGCGGGCTGTACGAGGCGACCGCCGGGGACCCGGCCGACGACCACGACGTCCTGCTGATGGACGACGACGTGCAGCTCGACCCGGAGATCGTCGTCCGGCTGACCGGGTTCGCCGCCTGCACCACACGGCCGACGATCGTCGGCGGCCAGATGCTCAACCTGCTGCACCCCGGGCACGTCCACATCACCGCCGAGTACGCCGTCCCCGAGAAGCTGCGGGTCGGCAAGCCGATCCCGGGTGCGCTGGAGGAGGGCTACCTCCTCGGCCGCGACGAGCGCCTGCTGCCGATCGTGCAGGAGCGCCGCGTCGACACCGAGTACAACGGCTGGTGGTCCTGCCTGATCCCGGCGCCGGTCGTCCGGGCGGGCGGCTACCCGCTGCCGCTGTTCTTCCAGTGGGACGACGTCGAGTTCGGCTACCGCGCCCGCGAGCACGGCTTCGGCACGGTGTCCCTGCCCGGCGCCGGCGTGTGGCACGCCGACTTCGGCTGGAAGGACTGGGACGAGTGGCACCGCTACTTCAACCAGCGCAACGGCCTGATCACCGCGGCACTGCGCACCGGGTTCGACCGCCGCACCGTCGCGTCGACGGTCGTCGAACTGCTGGCCCAGTACCTCGTCGGGATGCAGTACGGGCTGGCCGCGACCCTGCTGACCGCGGTCGAGGACTTCCTCGAGGGCCCGTCGGTCCTCGACGACGGCTCCGCGGCCGCCGCCGCCCGGATCCGCCGGATCCGCGCCGCCTACCCGGAGACCGCTGCGGTGCCGATCACCGACGTCGATCTCGACCCCCGCGAGTCCGTCGTGCACCTGGCCGGCGGCAAGCCGTCGAAGATGGTCCGGACCTGGATCAAGCGGGCCCTGCTGCAGACCTCGGGACGGCTGCCGTTCCGGTCCGGCATGGTGCCGGCCGGTGAGGCGCACTGGTGGCACGTCGCGTTGTTCGAGCGGGCGATCGTCACCGACATGGCCGAGACCGGCGTCCGGATCCGGACCCGCGACACCGAGCGCCTGCGGGAGCTGAGCACCCGCGGCGTGCAGACGGTGCGCCGGCTGTACACCGAGGGCCCCGCCGTGGCCCGGGAGTGGAAGACCGCCGAGCCCCGGCTCACCGCACGGGAGACGTGGAGCCGGCTCTACGCGGACTCCTGA
- a CDS encoding TauD/TfdA family dioxygenase, which translates to MVLPDVPVRRSTASVDVLADLARTGLSLVDAVPDPVSLLALARCIGAVVVPHRDSGPDGVTVIEDRGASAAALAGFTCASLYPHTDRSGVVDPPGLLFTVCGREPTEGGESLLVDGRAVYLDLEENDPEALAALSVPSSALFGGADGCLASVFATTNDVVSIRLRLDSLARFGSRVEPHIPALRAGIERHMWAVPARSGTGYVLDNRRWLHGRRSYVGPRVIYRITADASRSDIVMGGFPRSMDTQPGESRFDHSIGRNAGEYES; encoded by the coding sequence GTGGTGCTTCCGGACGTGCCCGTCCGTCGTTCGACGGCCTCCGTCGACGTTCTCGCCGATCTCGCCCGCACCGGCCTGTCCCTCGTCGATGCCGTGCCCGATCCCGTGAGTCTCCTCGCGTTGGCCCGCTGTATCGGAGCCGTGGTCGTGCCACATCGCGACAGCGGTCCGGACGGCGTGACCGTCATCGAAGATCGTGGAGCCAGTGCAGCCGCTCTTGCCGGCTTCACCTGTGCATCGTTGTACCCGCACACCGACAGATCGGGGGTCGTCGATCCGCCCGGCCTGCTGTTCACGGTGTGCGGCCGTGAGCCGACCGAAGGCGGCGAGTCCTTATTGGTCGACGGTCGCGCCGTGTACCTCGACCTGGAAGAAAACGATCCGGAGGCACTCGCCGCGCTGTCTGTGCCGTCGTCGGCGCTGTTCGGTGGTGCGGACGGATGCCTGGCATCGGTCTTCGCAACCACGAACGATGTTGTGTCGATACGTCTCAGGCTTGACTCGTTGGCGCGGTTCGGGTCACGCGTCGAACCGCATATTCCAGCGCTGCGAGCGGGGATCGAGCGCCATATGTGGGCGGTCCCTGCACGTTCTGGAACCGGCTATGTGCTCGACAACCGACGGTGGCTGCACGGTCGCCGATCGTACGTCGGCCCTCGCGTCATCTACAGAATCACCGCCGATGCCTCTCGATCCGACATCGTCATGGGCGGCTTCCCCCGAAGCATGGACACACAGCCAGGCGAAAGCCGATTCGACCACTCTATCGGGCGAAATGCCGGTGAGTATGAGTCGTGA
- a CDS encoding NUDIX hydrolase has translation MKNEREEWELPGGRIEIGETPEDCVAREVFEETQWKVATGPILDSWMYYIDEVERHVFIVTYGCRPISETEPVLSHEHKEIGLFSQPEVNALTMPAGYRRSISAWHRLTT, from the coding sequence TTGAAGAACGAGCGCGAGGAGTGGGAACTCCCCGGTGGACGTATCGAGATCGGCGAGACTCCAGAAGACTGTGTCGCCAGGGAGGTATTCGAGGAGACGCAGTGGAAAGTCGCCACCGGGCCAATTCTTGATTCATGGATGTACTACATCGATGAAGTCGAGCGGCATGTTTTCATCGTGACATACGGATGCCGCCCGATTTCCGAAACCGAACCGGTGCTGTCGCACGAGCACAAGGAGATCGGACTCTTCTCGCAGCCCGAGGTGAACGCCTTGACCATGCCGGCCGGCTACAGGCGCTCGATCAGCGCTTGGCATCGGCTCACGACCTGA
- a CDS encoding helix-turn-helix domain-containing protein, whose translation MTSTKWLWSSSDAAQSLRTRELGQILRTYRRLNGVSQERLAELLGYDKTYISMLETRRRSITDVRTLRRIAHTLGVPVHALGATEADDATFEAMIQFAGWVITLAEIARKSGDAAHAVDELWPLVARLESRASEGSLERESLIILVRARLRLGVTLGTLLPEENLAHAAKWTGRALLAATHLDDAELTTRVLAMHGNELRKAGRTAASISRLQLAVSRASDTTIAAAASAMLARAYGEAGREDLFDGAMRSYRSHLDRAPESGMLATEFTYREIHLRGLADTGRTAEAHRLMQRSNAAVAPPAPQWAAIERITAGRVLLATGEREEAEAALIVGLRLAESARLPHQVQRAVRVAISGGLHSVTETGRTLLLRLTDSAWSRLYADS comes from the coding sequence GTGACCTCGACCAAGTGGCTCTGGTCGAGCTCGGACGCCGCACAGTCACTGCGAACCCGTGAGCTCGGCCAGATACTCAGAACATATCGACGACTGAACGGTGTCAGCCAGGAGCGATTGGCCGAACTGCTGGGCTATGACAAGACGTATATATCCATGCTCGAAACGCGACGGCGCTCGATCACCGACGTGAGAACCCTCCGTCGCATTGCACATACACTCGGCGTTCCCGTACACGCATTGGGAGCGACCGAAGCGGACGACGCGACCTTCGAGGCGATGATCCAGTTCGCAGGATGGGTGATCACCCTCGCTGAGATCGCCCGGAAATCGGGAGACGCAGCCCACGCGGTCGACGAACTATGGCCACTGGTCGCCCGACTCGAATCGAGGGCCTCGGAAGGATCGCTGGAGCGGGAATCCCTGATCATCCTTGTTCGCGCTCGACTCAGGCTTGGGGTTACGCTGGGAACGCTTCTCCCCGAAGAGAACCTGGCACATGCGGCAAAGTGGACCGGACGCGCGCTTCTCGCGGCGACCCATCTCGACGACGCCGAACTCACCACCAGAGTGCTCGCCATGCACGGCAACGAATTAAGGAAAGCAGGACGAACGGCGGCATCGATCAGCCGGCTTCAGCTCGCCGTCTCCCGGGCGAGCGACACGACCATCGCCGCGGCTGCCAGCGCAATGCTTGCGCGTGCCTACGGTGAAGCAGGTCGAGAAGACCTCTTCGACGGTGCCATGCGCAGCTATCGGAGTCACCTCGACCGCGCGCCGGAGTCGGGGATGCTGGCAACCGAGTTCACCTATCGAGAGATCCACCTACGCGGCCTCGCCGACACCGGCCGCACAGCGGAGGCACACCGGCTCATGCAACGGTCGAACGCTGCGGTAGCACCCCCCGCGCCGCAGTGGGCGGCCATCGAACGGATCACCGCCGGACGTGTGCTGCTCGCGACCGGCGAGCGTGAGGAGGCCGAGGCTGCATTGATCGTCGGCCTGCGGCTCGCGGAATCGGCCCGCCTCCCGCACCAGGTCCAGCGAGCCGTCCGTGTGGCGATCTCGGGCGGGCTGCACTCCGTGACCGAGACCGGCCGCACTCTGCTCCTGCGACTTACCGACTCGGCGTGGAGCCGGCTCTACGCGGACTCCTGA
- a CDS encoding HIRAN domain-containing protein gives MGRLEHGPGFGYRFHYLRAAAVEGFQAFLSFPDLSHEYRSERLFPLFSQRIMSWRRPDFAEYLRQLHLDAHATPWEQLARSEGRRTGDTVQMFPVPSVEADGSSTCFFLVHGIRYVTGGPLPVLAPGDRLELRREPGNVRNLAARLVCTSDGAPLGYVPDLLLDHLDAMLGTGPVSLTVEHVNGPEAPPHLRLLVRLAGSTPPGYVPMSGGRWRRWGS, from the coding sequence GTGGGCAGGTTGGAACACGGCCCGGGCTTCGGATACCGGTTCCACTACCTGCGTGCGGCAGCGGTCGAGGGCTTCCAGGCGTTCCTCAGCTTTCCCGACCTGTCCCACGAGTACCGCTCGGAGCGGCTGTTCCCGCTGTTCTCCCAGCGGATCATGAGCTGGCGCCGACCGGACTTCGCCGAGTACCTCAGGCAGCTCCATCTCGACGCACACGCCACCCCGTGGGAGCAACTGGCCCGCTCGGAGGGCCGGCGCACCGGTGACACGGTGCAGATGTTCCCCGTCCCCTCCGTCGAGGCGGACGGCTCGAGCACGTGCTTCTTCCTCGTCCACGGCATCCGGTACGTCACCGGTGGCCCGCTACCCGTCCTCGCGCCGGGGGACCGGCTGGAGCTGCGGAGGGAACCGGGCAACGTACGGAATCTGGCGGCCAGGCTGGTGTGTACGTCCGACGGTGCTCCGCTCGGCTACGTACCGGACCTGTTGCTCGACCACCTCGACGCCATGCTCGGCACCGGGCCGGTGTCGCTGACCGTGGAGCACGTGAACGGGCCCGAAGCGCCACCGCATCTGCGGCTGCTCGTCCGCCTGGCGGGCTCGACGCCGCCCGGCTACGTCCCGATGTCGGGTGGCCGGTGGCGACGGTGGGGGAGCTGA